Below is a window of Poecilia reticulata strain Guanapo linkage group LG8, Guppy_female_1.0+MT, whole genome shotgun sequence DNA.
AACGAAGCTTTTTCAGCCTGGTTTTTTGGTGGGAACTCAACAGTATTGGGGCCCCAtggtgctttaaaaaaaaaaaggccattcaGTCAGTGGGTTTAAGTACAACGACATTGAAGTCTTTTGGCACTTGAACAGTACATGAACATGTCTTTCAGTTTCTGACAAAATGACACAACCATGTACATGCATGAAAGACGAGCAGTAGCAAAGGCAGTCTCTTGAGAGGACAGTCCGAGATGTGCGGACTGTGATCAGAGAGAGTGTTCAGTGTCCGYATCGCTGCATGCCGAGCAGGTAGGCCCCGCTCGGGATCTCACGCTCAACGCAATCCTCCACCCACCAACCGCTACTGTCCACACCAACgccagaagcagcagcagcagcacccaGGACGGACAGGAGTAGGAAAAGGAGGGACCCGGGGAGGAAGAGAGGACAGAAAGGAGGGATGAAATTGGCCTCTTCCATTCGGAGAAGGGGTGTGAGTGGAGGCAGAGGTGCAGACAAGTGGACAGGAGGGGGASgggaagaggaaggaaaagattgggggggaggaggaggaggcccCTGTGCTATCCGGagctgtctgtgtctgtctgtatgTCTGTTCTCACACAGTCGAAATCAATTTGCCATCAGGGCTGTCACTGTGGAACAAAGAGAGAAGGAAGCTTGCCAGGTCGGACACACTCAGAGAGAAATGGAGAGAGACAAGACAGGCACAAGGAGGCATGGTGGCGTTCAGAGGTAATGTAGATGGGGGGAAGGCTCAGGAAATCTGCTGTTGACCCCACCTACAAAACTCCGAGCACACCTGCCAAAATCATGAAAGACTGGAGCTTCAATTCCATCATCAACACCTctaaacagaaatcaaaatctATTCCCCAAATCAAAGTTTTACCGTTTATGTTTGCTTCTATGACACAAAACGGTGACACAAGAAAGGAGCTGCTGTTGATGAGGAAATTACAGAGCGACCTCCACAGCTGGAGGGATGTCATATTCATCTGTGAGGGTAGATACACCCTGGAAGATGGTAATACCGGTACAGAATAAATCAACACACACTTAGAGCAGACAGGATTGTGGAAAGCAGCTAAACGTTTGGTGCCAAAAGGCTCCAGGCAGGAATGGCCGAGATGATGTCAGCATGACGTATACTGTCACAACACGTACGTCATAAACACCTGTACAGATACACATCCATCTCAGGACACTGTTCTCTCTCTTTAGCGCACACCACCTGACACACATTTAAGAAGGATGTGCTGGCTGATTAGACAGGAACAAGCACTCTAGATTCTAACTCTAACTCTAGATTCTAACCCTAAAACAAACCTAGTGTATCAAGAACTTGATATGAATAAAATTCTAATTGACTTGCCCAACAGCTATTGGACCATAAACTGGTAAACTGATCCTGCCTGAATGTATTCAGCAAAgtagattttgcttttttgtaacacttggaaaaagacaaaaatctaaaaaggaaaaaacaaaaaaacaaaaaaactatgtaTCCAATTTCAAAGGGtgttttatattcagttttGATCTCCTGAAGAAATACCAGTCgcttgttgttgctgctgatgGAAGATTTtctactaaataaaaaaaaaaaacagttgtccACCCCAATTTTCATATTATGATATAGAAcgtattttaagtaaaaatactgaTTTTATGACACATAGTCATCTtgaaagtaaaatacaaaaaatggcCTTGAACCAGATAAGTGTCACAGTTCCTCCAACACACATGTTAACGAAAAACACTAARGTTTCCTGCCAAAAAAAGACAGACTTACAAACCTTTATTACTACAAAATCTAAATAGTGGTGCTGAAAATACCGACgttccttttttgtttattgcagGGAAAACATCGTCCAGCTATTTTTGTAGGCTCTATTGTCTGTTTCATAGCTACTCACAATGGGCAATCACATGACAATGGTGCAAATCAACTGCACAAATGAAACCCTAATAAATTCTAAGATGtgtataatttgttttatgataCAGTAATAATATTTTGCTGATTCACTTTATTCCKGCTTGGAAATTAGTAAAAGTGACATTTAACTGGAACCATATGATTCATGTGAAGTAGTCGCTCCTTCCAATAAGAATCTATTTACCATAACTCAAAATCACTCATgtatttattagtaaaaaaaaaagcaaaaaaaaaaaagcactgacTATAAATTCACGGGAATGCAAAATGGGTTACATACCTTGTGGCAAAGCGGCTGTCATAATCCTCAATGGCAGGCTGGAAatgaaaagtaattattttttattctggttgttttaaaacacagacactAGGTGGCAGCAAAAAACTATGCAGAAGTCTAACWTTTCACATACTGCAGGATTACTCATAACCAATTATGCAACAAAGCCTTAACTCAGATGCAAATTAAGCACACAAGTGCAACAATCGTACAGTCTGCACATGTCATGGATGATACGTTTAGTAATACCTGTGGAGCGAACCCTGCCATGCTGTAGGGCCGTGGGCGGGTCTGTGCTAAGCTCTGTGCCAACAGTCGGGCAGTTAGGCCGTAGTCAGGTGTGGGCAGTGATGCGTCGCTCTCCAGCAAGTTCCCAGTGCTGCTGCTTTTACCATGATGGAGACTGGAACTGCAAAAAGACATCAGCCTTAAGACTGGAACTCGTTTGAGCTTTTAGAACCGTTCACGAAAGAAGTGGGACGTACTTCACTTTGAGCTTGTCGCCATCGCTTTCAGGGAGCACACGTGTGTAGGAGAATGGGAACCAGCCACGCCTGGTaaatacaaaatcatttcaaatataTGACGCACATTAATAAGTAGATAAATccttcaaaatatatttctccaatccataaattataaaaaaagatgtatgTATGTGTTGAGAGGAAATGGACCAGACATACATCTTGTTCTTCTCATTTTCTCCATAGTGCCAGCCATCACGAGCCTCAGGCACTAGCAGGGTAATGACATCTCCCTCGGAGAAGCTTAGCAGGGTACTGTTGTCGCCTGCGGCATGGGAGAAGATGGCCTGGACRCGCGAGCGCCCATTCTTTTCCAGTCCGGCTGCCATGGAACTGGACCTGGGCAGAGTCCGTGTCTCTCCTGAGGAaagttgaattttaaataaagcaggATTGGTGAGTAGACAGCTACCACATGCTACGTGACAATCTACTAATGCATttcaataatgaaaaaaaagaaaaaaagaaaaatttgtttatcaaatatttttgtgacgGTTTTGCTTCAATTGCCACAGATCGATGACGGTATGATACAATCCAAGGTGTGTCCATGGCAGCTTACCCACTGGGTTTTTATTCTTGGCAGGAGCAGGCCTACGCACAGGGAGGGTGTTGGAGTAGACGTCGCTGACCTGTCTCTGGGGCTGGACCTGGGACTGGCTCTGTGCCTGAGTCTGAGGGGATGCTGGCCTAACTTGAGACACAGACATTGCACCCCCATCTGTCCAGTATTCCTCGCCGTGGACTCCTGTCGTCCCATTGACCATCGACATGCCATCCGGGCCCATCAGCCTCTGGAGCAAGtgggggaaaataaaatcagaagaatTCTGAcaatatttcaattttaaatcaCAGTAATCACAGATTCATCGCAccgataaaaacagaaagaacaaCTCAAGGTGCTAACGTGGCTCTAAGCTAAAGCCGGTGCTGTTCAGACAGATAAATGAAATATCAACCATTCATTTTCTCACCGCTGGGTGTCCGAGGCCGCTCCCCATAAAAACAGCCAGCTCCGGGGGAACAGGAAGAGGCTGAGCCCCCGGTATGGGGTCTGAGATGACCAGATTGGATTTGGAGGAGTGCAGGGGACTTGTGCCTCCAAGAGCAGCAGAACCCATCTGCTGGGCCAGCAGCATGGCTCTGTCTGGCAGTTTGTTGGGATCTGAGCAGGCCTGCTGCCACACTGGGATCTTCTGGGTCAAAAGGTCTTTTCCCTGAGAGAACACAGACAAGGAGGTGGAAACAAatacagagggaaaaaaaagcaagattaGAAGAAGATAGGCTCAATGTAAATACCAGAGAAGGCATTTTTATTCAGTACTATCCTTTCATATCCAGTCCATAtaaatgtttctctgtgtgtatCCTTGACCACTGCCCTTTGTGCAGCTTTGATGATGTGCTGCGTGGGTAAAGCAGACCATCACACAGCCAAGCTGCCCACTGCAGTATTTCCCAGCCTGTGGACACAGCTGTTCTTTTTTACTAAAGCAGAAAttctgtttaatgtttaacaGAAAAGAGAATATACAAATAACACACACAAGAACAAAATTGGCTTTGTGCTTTCACATACGATGAGATTAAACTCCCATATCCCTGGTAACACAGATATCTTGCACATAAGGAACTCTCTGGGAGCGTGTTCATAAGTTTGGTGAAGGTGAACACTTCCCACACACACCCCCATGCTGATTAATGACTAGACTTCATGTTGggaaaggggaggaaaaaaaaaaaaatgtggtcgACACACACCGTCCTCCTGCAGCCACATCTTCAGGCTGGCAGCTCTCACCCACCCATAATCCCAGGTGACTGATGCACTCCATTACCCGTGGATTTAAAATTGCTGAGGAACAGAGAGGCATGCATTTGAAGCATGCACACCCACACAATAACAAGAATACatatcactgcaaaaactgaaatcttagtaagattaaatatcttaaattaaggagatttttcttgttttctttctgaNNNNNNNNNNNNNNNNNNNNNNNNNNNNNNNNNNNNNNNNNNNNNNNNNNNNNNNNNNNNNNNNNNNNNNNNNNNNNNNNNNNNNNNNNNNNNNNNNNNNNNNNNNNNNNNNNNNNNNNNNNNNNNNNNNNNNNNNNNNNNNNNNNNNNNNNNNNNNNNNNNNNNNNNNNNNNNNNNNNNNNNNNNNNNNNNNNNNNNNNNNNNNNNNNNNNNNNNNNNNNNNNNNNNNNNNNNNNNNNNNNNNNNNNNNNNNNNNNNNNNNNNNNNNNNNNNNNNNNNNNNNNNNNNNNNNNNNNNNNNNNNNNNNNNNNNNNNNNNNNNNNNNNNNNNNNNNNNNNNNNNNNNNNNNNNNNNNNNNNNNNNNNNNNNNNNNNNNNNNNNNNNNNNNNNNNNNNNNNNNNNNNNNNNNNNNNNNNNNNNNNNNNNNNNNNNNNNNNNNNNNNNNNNNNNNNNNNNNNNNNNNNNNNNNNNNNNNNNNNNNNNNNNNNNNNNNNNNNNNNNNNNNNNNNNNNNNNNNNNNNNNNNNNNNNNNNNNNNNNNNNNNNNNNNNNNNNNNNNNNNNNNNNNNNNNNNNNNNNNNNNNNNNNNNNNNNNNNNNNNNNNNNNNNNNNNNNNNNNNNNNNNNNNNNNNNNNNNNNNNNNNNNNNNNNNNNNNNNNNNNNNNNNNNNNNNNNNNNNNNNNNNNNNNNNNNNNNNNNNNNNNNNNNNNNNNNNNNNNNNNNNNNNNNNNNNNNNNNNNNNNNNNNNNNNNNNNNNNNNNNNNNNNNNNNNNNNNNNNNNNNNNNNNNNNNNNNNNNNNNNNNNNNNNNNNNNNNNNNNNNNNNNNNNNNNNNNNNNNNNNNNNNNNNNNNNNNNNNNNNNNNNNNNNNNNNNNNNNNNNNNNNNNNNNNNNNNNNNNNNNNNNNNNNNNNNNNNNNNNNNNNNNNNNNNNNNNNNNNNNNNNNNNNNNNNNNNNNNNNNNNNNNNNNNNNNNNNNNNNNNNNNNNNNNNNNNNNNNNNNNNNNNNNNNNNNNNNNNNNNNNNNNNNNNNNNNNNNNNNNNNNNNNNNNNNNNNNNNNNNNNNNNNNNNNNNNNNNNNNNNNNNNNNNNNNNNNNNNNNNNNNNNNNNNNNNNNNNNNNNNNNNNNNNNNNNNNNNNNNNNNNNNNNNNNNNNNNNNNNNNNNNNNNNNNNNNNNNNNNNNNNNNNNNNNNNNNNNNNNNNNNNNNNNNNNNNNNNNNNNNNNNNNNNNNNNNNNNNNNNNNNNNNNNNNNNNNNNNNNNNNNNNNNNNNNNNNNNNNNNNNNNNNNNNNNNNNNNNNNNNNNNNNNNNNNNNNNNNNNNNNNNNNNNNNNNNNNNNNNNNNNNNNNNNNNNNNNNNNNNNNNNNNNNNNNNNNNNNNNNNNNNNNNNNNNNNNNNNNNNNNNNNNNNNNNNNNNNNNNNNNNNNNNNNNNNNNNNNNNNNNNNNNNNNNNNNNNNNNNNNNNNNNNNNNNNNNNNNNNNNNNNNNNNNNNNNNNNNNNNNNNNNNNNNNNNNNNNNNNNNNNNNNNNNNNNNNNNNNNNNNNNNNNNNNNNNNNNNNNNNNNNNNNNNNNNNNNNNNNNNNNNNNNNNNNNNNNNNNNNNNNNNNNNNNNNNNNNNNNNNNNNNNNNNNNNNNNNNNNNNNNNNNNNNNNNNNNNNNNNNNNNNNNNNNNNNNNNNNNNNNNNNNNNNNNNNNNNNNNNNNNNNNNNNNNNNNNNNNNNNNNNNNNNNNNNNNNNNNNNNNNNNNNNNNNNNNNNNNNNNNNNNNNNNNNNNNNNNNNNNNNNNNNNNNNNNNNNNNNNNNNNNNNNNNNNNNNNNNNNNNNNNNNNNNNNNNNNNNNNNNNNNNNNNNNNNNNNNNNNNNNNNNNNNNNNNNNNNNNNNNNNNNNNNNNNNNNNNNNNNNNNNNNNNNNNNNNNNNNNNNNNNNNNNNNNNNNNNNNNNNNNNNNNNNNNNNNNNNNNNNNNNNNNNNNNNNNNNNNNNNNNNNNNNNNNNNNNNNNNNNNNNNNNNNNNNNNNNNNNNNNNNNNNNNNNNNNNNNNNNNNNNNNNNNNNNNNNNNNNNNNNNNNNNNNNNNNNNNNNNNNNNNNNNNNNNNNNNNNNNNNNNNNNNNNNNNNNNNNNNNNNNNNNNNNNNNNNNNNNNNNNNNNNNNNNNNNNNNNNNNNNNNNNNNNNNNNNNNNNNNNNNNNNNNNNNNNNNNNNNNNNNNNNNNNNNNNNNNNNNNNNNNNNNNNNNNNNNNNNNNNNNNNNNNNNNNNNNNNNNNNNNNNNNNNNNNNNNNNNNNNNNNNNNNNNNNNNNNNNNNNNNNNNNNNNNNNNNNNNNNNNNNNNNNNNNNNNNNNNNNNNNNNNNNNNNNNNNNNNNNNNNNNNNNNNNNNNNNNNNNNNNNNNNNNNNNNNNNNNNNNNNNNNNNNNNNNNNNNNNNNNNNNNNNNNNNNNNNNNNNNNNNNNNNNNNNNNNNNNNNNNNNNNNNNNNNNNNNNNNNNNNNNNNNNNNNNNNNNNNNNNNNNNNNNNNNNNNNNNNNNNNNNNNNNNNNNNNNNNNNNNNNNNNNNNNNNNNNNNNNNNNNNNNNNNNNNNNNNNNNNNNNNNNNNNNNNNNNNNNNNNNNNNNNNNNNNNNNNNNNNNNNNNNNNNNNNNNNNNNNNNNNNNNNNNNNNNNNNNNNNNNNNNNNNNNNNNNNNNNNNNNNNNNNNNNNNNNNNNNNNNNNNNNNNNNNNNNNNNNNNNNNNNNNNNNNNNNNNNNNNNNNNNNNNNNNNNNNNNNNNNNNNNNNNNNNNNNNNNNNNNNNNNNNNNNNNNNNNNNNNNNNNNNNNNNNNNNNNNNNNNNNNNNNNNNNNNNNNNNNNNNNNNNNNNNNNNNNNNNNNNNNNNNNNNNNNNNNNNNNNNNNNNNNNNNNNNNNNNNNNNNNNNNNNNNNNNNNNNNNNNNNNNNNNNNNNNNNNNNNNNNNNNNNNNNNNNNNNNNNNNNNNNNNNNNNNNNNNNNNNNNNNNNNNNNNNNNNNNNNNNNNNNNNNNNNNNNNNNNNNNNNNNNNNNNNNNNNNNNNNNNNNNNNNNNNNNNNNNNNNNNNNNNNNNNNNNNNNNNNNNNNNNNNNNNNNNNNNNNNNNNNNNNNNNNNNNNNNNNNNNNNNNNNNNNNNNNNNNNNNNNNNNNNNNNNNNNNNNNNNNNNNNNNNNNNNNNNNNNNNNNNNNNNNNNNNNNNNNNNNNNNNNNNgataatttttcttattttaagaaaattataccctatttttgtacttttttttcttgtttttgaaaggggactttttgcagtgtaaatggATTACATTCTTCTTCAACAATACCTTATTTGTCTGGGTCGTAAAACGAGGAAGTAAATTCGTTAGAATTTCAGTGCTCTTTGCTTCAAATATCAgcattaatgtaaaaatgataaacacGGATGAAAACAACGGGAGTGTACAGGTAGTAGATTTAGTCCAGCCCGTAAGATAGTCATTTTTCATCCTAAATAGTTTTGAAAAACCATTCAAAACAAACGCACaatctttattgtattttatagaGACTTTATGTAATTAAAAGTACTTCAACTGACCACTGGAAGTTTATATGGTTTTCACAATTTCCTGACCAAACCAATATTGTAGCTCTAGCTGCAGGTGTAGGGTTGTTGTTGTGCTGGAGGGTGAATCTTTGCCCTACTCTTTTGCAGTTTCTAATAGCTTTCTTGCAGACTGGCCCTGAATTTAGCTCCATCAATCTTCTCCAACTCTTACCAGCTTACCTGtccctgttgaagaaaagcatccctaCAGCAAGATGCTGACACAGTCATATTTTGCTGAGAAAAGTGTGCTTAAGGTGACATGCTCTGTTAGATATCTGCCTCAAACAGCATTCTCAAGAGATTTGCTTAACCTCATCTGACCAGTCATCTTGGTCCATGTGTTCTCTATATTCCCTTATTGATGaatgcaaaactgaaaatattcattctaatggatttctttcaacaataGCTTCCCAGCAGGGAAAGAGaggcaacagcagcaaaaaaggGATAATGattaaaattttctttgttGCCTGCTTATTTATCATCcacatgtgtttgtttatttggatcCCCCATTATTCGTTACCGTAACAATGGCTACTCTTCCTGGGGTCCacatataatataaatattgaattattcaTTCTATTTGTTCTCAAATCCATTTCCTAGAGAATTTTACAGGAAAATTAGATCAAACAGGCAGAAACTTAAATTGTGAATTTCTTCAGTTAACTTAGGTCccaaatttacaaataaattgcCAAAGCCATTAACCGCATCGTTCATGTCATTCGCAGTCTTATCCTTATCAAAACACTCCGCATAATTTGttccatttaccatttttaattatctcatttaacattttccacattcatTGGAtggaaaacaatgtaaaatagCAACAGTGATGCATTAATTTAAACCAATTTAGATGAGGGCATCGGCACCTCCGTTTCGGTACGctgaaaaaatgtgtaaattacgtgtggaaaaagttcagaatTTGTTCTTTTCATTCTCTATCATAAATGACTCGCttctaaatggaaatgaaaccGAATGAAATCAAGGTTTAAGGAGCATTTTGACTTACCTTTCCATGGTAGGCGCTGCTGTTTTTGGCCACAGCACACTGCCGGTCCACAAGGAAGCAGTATCTGCGGCGTTCCTCTGACAAGGCCGTCTTGTAGCCCTCAGCTATGAAGGTGTCTAGCTCTGTCTGCTTATTGCTAATGGTCTCCACAAACTGAAGGGGAACACACAGTAACATGCAGGCATTAGCATCATTTGCTTTCGTATTCAGGTCTTGCTCGTTTATTCTTTTGGCTTTGTTagcactttgttgtttttttaaaggtgctTAAAATGGCTTATAAATCCATGTATTTGCCRTGACTGTTTTcaatcataaataaatgaataaaagtctGMAGCAGCTATGRAAAttcattttgtgaatttgttcAGCCGGCTTTTCCAAGCcattaaacaaacacatttacaaagACCAATCGTCTGGTGTGTGGAGGGTGCAGATAAGaggaaatgtcaaaaaatgctgaataaagaataaatttgAGTGTTGTCAAACTGTATTTACTTCATTTAAAGTAGCTGCTCATCTCAGAATCTTCaacagaaatgaacattttaagtaCRTCACTCTGCATGCCATTTTCTATACaggtttcactttttgaactgaataaCTGAGATCAATTAACTTGTGTAGCAATCTCTACAGATGCACTTGTGGGTGGTGTGTTGATGTCTGCACAGGATAATAAAGtaaatgattcattttgtcttgGGGCAGGCCCAAAAACTATAGACAACATTTCAGGTTCACTGACTATTAACATAACCAAGCATAGCGAAAAAAGGGTGTGCACAAGAACATGGCCCTGAACAAAACATACATATTCCAGACACAAAGAACAGGAATAAATTACTGATATTTGAGACAGACGCTCTTCCCATATATTCATGTCTGACACACAAGCTGTGCATGACGTGGTGCTCTAAGCTGGATAGCCAATTAAGCACAAAGAGAAAGGGAcagaagaatttaaaaaacttcaCCATATTAACtaaatttatcaaaataactagaggtgtgccgatcgatccgtcaccgatcataatcggccgattttYgtgaaaaagtgcatgatcggtgatcggcgatcattggctcttgttgccgataccgatcacctgcatctcatcaTTTCGCatcctgtctgtgcagctgatctcctctttccttcacactgcgcaagcgcgcagcaacaaatcctaagcgatgtggaactataacgcactgagtgaatggggaagtttgcgtgttgcggcggaaaattgaagcacRtcaaaatgcatcaacacaacgaagcagccactcagaactagcagtaatcagctagccgccatgctatcagSaagttttcattcagtaactctggattgtttattgtaatggaacctgtatttgcctatgaatgttaagttttatacttgaatttttttggcaatgttgagaggttttattttgctctttgcattatttagcctcttcagagccttcatatgttatcagtatgttaaagatagtattaccaatagcagtacaatttgcagaatgcctgttttgtttagttttcttcttggaaaaagttattaaaaacaagtttttgtctaaattaaggtgaattcatggtttctttttttttcacataatgtaaTCGGTagtgtttataaaaaataataataataattatgtgatcggtatcggtgatcggccctcatgggtgatcggtatcggtatcggcaggaaaaacctgatcggcacatctctaaaaataacaaatgtacaTATAAGGTTCCTGTCAGGAGTTTRCATATCACCAGGTCAGTTGTAgattctgcatttaaaaataggTCAAGTAAGTTCCGATTGATSAATTTATAACCATATGTTAACATGAGTGATCATGTTGGTGAAGTGTAATAAATATATGCAATCCAAACAagatttttcaatattttgattAAGTTTTGAAAGTTAAGATTTTTTYctgtttttaaagaaaaatgtgtgtgtgacccCAGTCCAAGTGTCGTTTCATTTAGTGACCAGCAGGGCACACTCTTTCCCACTTTTAAGCAACCCAGAGTTGGGTCTTTCATCAGCCAAGTGGTGGTGAGAATCTTCTAATTCCAGATGACACTAATTCAACCATTTTGAGTGGAAGATGCtgcttgtttttcctcaaaAGAAAGCTGCTATAGTTAAGGTCTTTGGACACCATCAGCCGTCAAATGAAGTGAGATAGATAAAATCATGAATAAAAAYAATCATATCTTTGTgctttttctaacttttaattgcatttctgtGCCAAAGAAAGCAGAAGTGTGCAACTYTTTGTGTTACACTTCTACTGCATCGTCTTATAACACATTATCATGTCTGAGTGATTTTTTTGATAGACTTAGCACAAAGGCTAAAAAATGGCRTCCTAGACAGATTCAAGCTGGTTTAATTAGTGGTTACAGttctttaataaatgtttggttaaaaYatgtttggttaaaacatgagCATCACGTCAGCAAGAGTGGTTTATATGGCTGCCAAAATATACTAAGAGGTGGAAAGAAGACTTCCATTCCTTCTAATCGTCTCCAAGAACAAAAGGATAGTGATTTTGTTGTGGAATGGCTCATAGTCTATGCAGTAGCTgcaaagagaataaaaagagagggagaaagatgGAAGGGCACATTATGGTAAAGGAGGTTTGGGAAAATACATCTGGATGCAACACCTACATGCATTTGTGAACYGGTTCTTGGAAACATCAGAGAAGTTGTCCACTGCAAGGACCCTTTAAAAGATCACAGTCGAAGCAACTGCCCCTCTGTCTCTCTGGTGGAGTGACCCTTTTCGTATTTGCAGTCTGTGACTCACAAGCTGCTAGCCGCTGAAACACCTCTAACCAGAGCTAATAGGAGCGGCTCAGGCAGTGTGTGCTCGCCTTTTGTCAAATCAACATGGCCCCATTCTCCAGCCATTCAAAAGGTCACGAAAGTAACCCAAGACAATGAGTGCAGTGGGAAAAGCACATGCAGACACCTGGCACCATTATTTCCCAGTGACCTCAAGTTACAATACATCAAGGCAAGGATGACTTGTTCTGCGCAGGTCATGGATAGAAACGAAAACCGCGACATGTCAGTGMRGCGTCAACACCCAGGCTTTAAGTAGTCAGTGTTACAGGTTTTTCTTTGCATGTCTCATTACGTCGACATATTMAGGACGAAATCCCAACACTTCAGCACTTCATTACKCTGCACTCCCAACACATTTTCCAATAATTACAGCCACTGGGATGGAGGCTCTCAAAGCATTTCAAAAGTGAAGAGTACACCTGGGctcacaacaacaacactgcAGAATGCTGTATTTTCAAAGCATCGTCCAGCTCTGTTTTAAGCTACTTAGAACTTCCATTTTGTTCTGGTGCTACATGAGCACTACTCTTtcgaataaacaaaaaaatacacttgAGACATCTAAATGCAAAAACACCTCGAGTATATTCTCATTGCTTTAATGCAAGCACCCTAAAAAAACTATACTGTGGATGTGCAAGTTTATACATGCCACATATCAGAAACTgttatattttgtgaagaaaggtACAGCTGgtcaaacatcagttttatgAAAGGAATTCTTAGCTTGGAGtttcgtctctctctctccccgttTCAtcttaataaaatcatttgcaGCACAAAAGAGTTTATCTTGATAGAATCCCTTTATATAGTTCCTTAGTACTCTACATTGTCtacataatgaaataatttgcatttCATCAGACTTCACCTATTGATGGTGCTTTGGAAGTGTTTAAAGGCAAGAAAGATCAGAAGACGGGGAGAGACAAAAAGACGATGATAGTCTCCTTATTGTTGTCAGTCTCTTTTCACTGCTAGACTGCACCAAGACACCAACTAGTAAAAAAAGTAGTCTCTCTCATCTTCCAAAGCATCACAAATGTGGTGGAGGAGGATGAAATACTGCCCTCATCTCTGCAGCATTTACTCGTCTTTTTCTTGCCTGCCTCCTGCTGATTTTCTATCCACACAAATTAAACCATCCAATCTGTCACAAGACTGAACTATTTTTCAAGGTGGACACTTGTAATTGTGAAGCACAGGTCTTGTGGGAGTGCAGGGCTCTCGCTCTCTTATTTGCGAGCTTTGCTTCTTGTGGGCTCAGGCACCAACGAGTTGACTTTTCTCTCACACG
It encodes the following:
- the LOC103468820 gene encoding brain-specific angiogenesis inhibitor 1-associated protein 2-like isoform X4 → MVLAEDFTMSRTDEVHRLTENVYKTIMEQFNPCLRNFVAMGKNYEKALANVTFAAKGYFDALVRMGELASESQGSKDLGDVLFQMAEVHRQIQVQLEEMLKCFHNELLSELEKKVDLDARYLTAALKKYQLEHKSKGESLEKCQGELKKLRRKSQGSKNPSKYGEKEMQFVETISNKQTELDTFIAEGYKTALSEERRRYCFLVDRQCAVAKNSSAYHGKGKDLLTQKIPVWQQACSDPNKLPDRAMLLAQQMGSAALGGTSPLHSSKSNLVISDPIPGAQPLPVPPELAVFMGSGLGHPARLMGPDGMSMVNGTTGVHGEEYWTDGGAMSVSQVRPASPQTQAQSQSQVQPQRQVSDVYSNTLPVRRPAPAKNKNPVGETRTLPRSSSMAAGLEKNGRSRVQAIFSHAAGDNSTLLSFSEGDVITLLVPEARDGWHYGENEKNKMRGWFPFSYTRVLPESDGDKLKVNSSLHHGKSSSTGNLLESDASLPTPDYGLTARLLAQSLAQTRPRPYSMAGFAPQPAIEDYDSRFATSDSPDGKLISTV
- the LOC103468820 gene encoding brain-specific angiogenesis inhibitor 1-associated protein 2-like isoform X1, translating into MVLAEDFTMSRTDEVHRLTENVYKTIMEQFNPCLRNFVAMGKNYEKALANVTFAAKGYFDALVRMGELASESQGSKDLGDVLFQMAEVHRQIQVQLEEMLKCFHNELLSELEKKVDLDARYLTAALKKYQLEHKSKGESLEKCQGELKKLRRKSQGSKNPSKYGEKEMQFVETISNKQTELDTFIAEGYKTALSEERRRYCFLVDRQCAVAKNSSAYHGKGKDLLTQKIPVWQQACSDPNKLPDRAMLLAQQMGSAALGGTSPLHSSKSNLVISDPIPGAQPLPVPPELAVFMGSGLGHPARLMGPDGMSMVNGTTGVHGEEYWTDGGAMSVSQVRPASPQTQAQSQSQVQPQRQVSDVYSNTLPVRRPAPAKNKNPVGETRTLPRSSSMAAGLEKNGRSRVQAIFSHAAGDNSTLLSFSEGDVITLLVPEARDGWHYGENEKNKMRGWFPFSYTRVLPESDGDKLKVNSSLHHGKSSSTGNLLESDASLPTPDYGLTARLLAQSLAQTRPRPYSMAGFAPQPAIEDYDSRFATSSGWWVEDCVEREIPSGAYLLGMQRXGH
- the LOC103468820 gene encoding brain-specific angiogenesis inhibitor 1-associated protein 2-like isoform X3, yielding MSRTDEVHRLTENVYKTIMEQFNPCLRNFVAMGKNYEKALANVTFAAKGYFDALVRMGELASESQGSKDLGDVLFQMAEVHRQIQVQLEEMLKCFHNELLSELEKKVDLDARYLTAALKKYQLEHKSKGESLEKCQGELKKLRRKSQGSKNPSKYGEKEMQFVETISNKQTELDTFIAEGYKTALSEERRRYCFLVDRQCAVAKNSSAYHGKGKDLLTQKIPVWQQACSDPNKLPDRAMLLAQQMGSAALGGTSPLHSSKSNLVISDPIPGAQPLPVPPELAVFMGSGLGHPARLMGPDGMSMVNGTTGVHGEEYWTDGGAMSVSQVRPASPQTQAQSQSQVQPQRQVSDVYSNTLPVRRPAPAKNKNPVGETRTLPRSSSMAAGLEKNGRSRVQAIFSHAAGDNSTLLSFSEGDVITLLVPEARDGWHYGENEKNKMRGWFPFSYTRVLPESDGDKLKVNSSLHHGKSSSTGNLLESDASLPTPDYGLTARLLAQSLAQTRPRPYSMAGFAPQPAIEDYDSRFATSSGWWVEDCVEREIPSGAYLLGMQRXGH